One genomic segment of Gadus morhua unplaced genomic scaffold, gadMor3.0, whole genome shotgun sequence includes these proteins:
- the LOC115539072 gene encoding uncharacterized protein LOC115539072 isoform X1 has translation MAMRHTIDRQHPSYKEGKRKLLESKQDHLIAEAERAVEERKRARSGGGPPCGSTSDGARRGKPRGRRGGRRGGRRGGRRKASATVTFPPAECSPSSHEDVPLTVPSAQLNPQEAFEKFVERLSSLNASGPSAKPQRSSASSWTFRQQKASERWTEARPNHLQGLIEKEAVGHPLCCLCPKPAVIRCRECLPEEWFCGDCDVLHHKKQPLHNRECLIRGFFEPIPPTTRVMKGEDGYFTQEQACILPTVSVSNCVCDGTTFTVLPGKPVILININGRYDLHQPLYVCQTCQQQRTPDMKHFLQSGYWPASLNTSTLYTLDLLSSFQELKVISPDVILQTGLRKAPGASHQVWRTIWTYQRRHPAAQLLGVFICFV, from the exons ATGGCCATGAGACATACCATTGACCGCCAGCATCCCAGCTACAAAGAGGGGAAACGTAAATTGCTTGAAAGTAAACAAGACCACCTTATAGCTGAAGCTGAG AGAGCCGTTGAGGAGAGGAAACGTGCGCGTTCTGGTGGAGGACCTCCATGTGGCTCCACTAGTGACGGTGCAAGACGAGGCAAGCCGAGGGGGAGGCGTGGAGGGCGACGCGGAGGGCGACGCGGAGGGCGACGCAAAGCCTCAGCCACAG TCACGTTCCCCCCAGCTGAGTGCTCCCCGTCATCCCATGAGGACGTTCCGCTTACTGTACCTTCAGCGCAACTGAATCCTCAAGAGGCATTTG AAAAGTTTGTGGAGAGGCTTTCATCTCTAAATGCCTCTGGTCCTTCTGCCAAGCCTCAAAgaagctctgcatcttcatggACTTTTCGGCAGCAGAAAGCCTCAGAGCGCTGGACAGAAGCACGACCAAACCACCTACAAGGCCTCATTGAAAAGGAGGCTGTTGGTCATCCCTTGTGTTGCCTCTGCCCCAAGCCGGCTGTTATTAG GTGCAGAGAGTGTCTCCCTGAAGAGTGGTTCTGTGGGGACTGCGATGTACTGCATCACAAAAAACAGCCACTCCACAACAGGGAATGTCTGATACGTGGGTTCTTTGAACCCATTCCTCCAACCACACGCGTCATGAAAGGGGAGGATGGATATTTCACTCAGGAGCAAG CTTGCATCTTGCCAACTGTGAGTGTGTCAAACTGCGTCTGCGATGGCACAACCTTCACTGTGTTACCAGGCAAACCAGTGATTTTAATTAACATCAATG GACGTTATGACTTGCATCAGCCACTGTATGTATGTCAGACGTGCCAGCAGCAGAGGACCCCTGACATGAAGCACTTCCTTCAGAGTGGATATTGGCCAGCCTCTCTCAATACTTCCACGTTGTACACGTTGGACCTCTTGAGCTCCTTTCAGGAACTGAAAGTAATCTCTCCAGACGTGATTCTCCAGACAGGCCTTCGCAAAGCTCCTGGAGCATCGCACCAAGTGTGGAGGAC
- the LOC115539072 gene encoding uncharacterized protein LOC115539072 isoform X2, with the protein MAMRHTIDRQHPSYKEGKRKLLESKQDHLIAEAERAVEERKRARSGGGPPCGSTSDGARRGKPRGRRGGRRGGRRGGRRKASATVTFPPAECSPSSHEDVPLTVPSAQLNPQEAFEKFVERLSSLNASGPSAKPQRSSASSWTFRQQKASERWTEARPNHLQGLIEKEAVGHPLCCLCPKPAVIRCRECLPEEWFCGDCDVLHHKKQPLHNRECLIRGFFEPIPPTTRVMKGEDGYFTQEQGRYDLHQPLYVCQTCQQQRTPDMKHFLQSGYWPASLNTSTLYTLDLLSSFQELKVISPDVILQTGLRKAPGASHQVWRTIWTYQRRHPAAQLLGVFICFV; encoded by the exons ATGGCCATGAGACATACCATTGACCGCCAGCATCCCAGCTACAAAGAGGGGAAACGTAAATTGCTTGAAAGTAAACAAGACCACCTTATAGCTGAAGCTGAG AGAGCCGTTGAGGAGAGGAAACGTGCGCGTTCTGGTGGAGGACCTCCATGTGGCTCCACTAGTGACGGTGCAAGACGAGGCAAGCCGAGGGGGAGGCGTGGAGGGCGACGCGGAGGGCGACGCGGAGGGCGACGCAAAGCCTCAGCCACAG TCACGTTCCCCCCAGCTGAGTGCTCCCCGTCATCCCATGAGGACGTTCCGCTTACTGTACCTTCAGCGCAACTGAATCCTCAAGAGGCATTTG AAAAGTTTGTGGAGAGGCTTTCATCTCTAAATGCCTCTGGTCCTTCTGCCAAGCCTCAAAgaagctctgcatcttcatggACTTTTCGGCAGCAGAAAGCCTCAGAGCGCTGGACAGAAGCACGACCAAACCACCTACAAGGCCTCATTGAAAAGGAGGCTGTTGGTCATCCCTTGTGTTGCCTCTGCCCCAAGCCGGCTGTTATTAG GTGCAGAGAGTGTCTCCCTGAAGAGTGGTTCTGTGGGGACTGCGATGTACTGCATCACAAAAAACAGCCACTCCACAACAGGGAATGTCTGATACGTGGGTTCTTTGAACCCATTCCTCCAACCACACGCGTCATGAAAGGGGAGGATGGATATTTCACTCAGGAGCAAG GACGTTATGACTTGCATCAGCCACTGTATGTATGTCAGACGTGCCAGCAGCAGAGGACCCCTGACATGAAGCACTTCCTTCAGAGTGGATATTGGCCAGCCTCTCTCAATACTTCCACGTTGTACACGTTGGACCTCTTGAGCTCCTTTCAGGAACTGAAAGTAATCTCTCCAGACGTGATTCTCCAGACAGGCCTTCGCAAAGCTCCTGGAGCATCGCACCAAGTGTGGAGGAC
- the LOC115539074 gene encoding uncharacterized protein LOC115539074 produces the protein MEFESEVMNAYMQLLVRDFNAKSTDRAMAIDTFEMSNIWKRKQPKVKLDPHMYKYILGIINENHHWKLTVMIPSQKKALLLDPLGESSTDINRCKDVTRAFMRLRGINVSRWGCDTVPHPRQTDSTSCGPFVLKFAECILKGENCKFNTSRKGVGEMRRAIATALLENTDDLTEVCHQCGQTDNPETDEDVQWISCERCQRWYHQSCAKHMMESPHLCLACNTDRTARRERALAR, from the exons ATGGAGTTTGAGAGTGAG gTCATGAATGCCTACATGCAGCTACTGGTGCGAGACTTTAATGCGAAGTCAACCGACAGGGCTATGGCAATAGACACATTTGAGATGTCCAACATATGGAAAAGGAAACAACCAAAAGTGAAG CTGGATCCACACATGTACAAGTACATCCTTGGGATCATCAATGAGAACCACCACTGGAAACTCACT gtcaTGATCCCATCACAAAAAAAGGCTCTCTTACTCGATCCTCTTGGGGAATCCAGTACCGACATAAATAGGTGCAAAGATGTAACAAG AGCCTTCATGAGACTTAGGGGGATCAATGTGTCCAGATGGGGATGCGACACAGTCCCACACCCTCGTCAGACTGACAGTACCTCCTGCGGGCCCTTTGTATTGAAA TTTGCTGAATGTATCCTTAaaggtgaaaactgcaaattcAATACATCAAGAAAAGGTGTAGGGGAAATGCGAAGGGCAATCGCAACTGCTCTCCTTGAGAATACTG ATGACCTGACTGAGGTATGCCACCaatgtggacagacagacaatccaGAAACAGACGAGGACGTACAATGG ATTTCCTGTGAACGGTGCCAACGCTGGTATCATCAGAGCTGTGCAAAACATATGATGGAATCGCCACACCTCTGTCTAGCCTGTAACACAGACAGGacagccaggagagagagggcactgGCACGCTAG